The Castor canadensis chromosome 8, mCasCan1.hap1v2, whole genome shotgun sequence genome contains a region encoding:
- the Ankrd33 gene encoding photoreceptor ankyrin repeat protein, translated as MSEAPSCPREETSVPSCSLGILYRACVHNDPSQLQAMLDVGVSPEEAAYMDRNGRTGLMVACYHGFGSIVALLRRCPFLDVNQQDKEGDTALMLAAQAGHVQLVSLLLTYYAGLDLERRDQRGLTALMKAAMRDRSECADLTSVDPVQGKTALEWAVLTDSFDTVQRIQQLLRRPRVEQLSQHYQPEWPALPRLVAQAQAHKPQSLLGRLQATLSLSFAQSPQEGGVLDHLVTVTTSLASPFLTTACHTLCPNHPPALGIRSKSVPELQGTAPSPPPAPQPPQVVPGPQVFVPYQSPQGILSQWLQPRDSTSTKTQVPKILISKAPSSPGKYKLIPSLAGSHSLALPLWPYQELRMKRNSQEEEARQAQNQGKMH; from the exons ATGTCTGAAGCACCGTCCTGCCCCAGGGAGGAGACCTCTGTCCCAAGCTGCAGCTTGGGGATCCTGTACAGGGCCTGTGTCCATAACGACCCCAGCCAACTCCAAGCCATGCTGGATGTTGGGGTGTCCCCAGAGGAGGCTGCCTACATGGACCGCAATGGGAGG ACAGGCCTCATGGTCGCATGCTACCATGGTTTCGGGAGTATTGTGGCCCTGCTCAGGCGCTGTCCTTTCCTTGACGTGAACCAGCAGGACAAAGAAGGGGACACGGCCCTCATGCTGGCTGCCCAAGCAG GTCACGTGCAGTTGGTGAGTCTTCTGCTCACCTACTATGCGGGCCTGGACCTGGAGCGCCGGGACCAGCGGGGACTCACCGCACTGATGAAGGCCGCTATGCGGGACCGCTCCGAGT GTGCAGACCTGACCTCTGTGGATCCTGTCCAGGGTAAGACAGCCCTAGAGTGGGCCGTACTGACCGACAGCTTTGACACGGTGCAAAGAATCCAGCAGCTGCTGCGGCGGCCCAGAGTGGAACAGCTCAGCCAGCACTATCAGCCTGAGTGGCCAGCCTTGCCCAGGCTTgtggcccaggcccaggcccacAAGCCACAGTCCCTCCTAGGAAGACTTCAGGCCACCCTCAGTCTCTCTTTTGCCCAGTCTCCTCAGGAAGGGGGTGTCCTGGACCACCTTGTGACAGTCACCACTAGCCTAGCCAGTCCCTTCCTCACCACTGCCTGCCACACACTGTGCCCTAACCATCCACCTGCACTGGGCATCCGAAGCAAGTCGGTGCCAGAGTTGCAAGGTACTGCTCCGTcccctcctccagcccctcaGCCTCCTCAGGTAGTCCCTGGACCCCAGGTCTTTGTCCCCTACCAGAGCCCTCAGGGCATTCTCTCTCAGTGGCTACAGCCTAGGGACAGTACCAGTACCAAGACTCAAGTCCCCAAGATCCTCATCTCCAAGGCACCCTCATCCCCTGGCAAGTACAAGTTAATACCTAGCCTTGCAGGCAGTCACAGTCTGGCCCTTCCTCTCTGGCCATACCAGGAACTCAGAATGAAGAGAAACAGTCAAGAGGAAGAGGCCAGGCAGGCACAGAATCAGGGGAAAATGCACTAG